Proteins found in one Sorghum bicolor cultivar BTx623 chromosome 1, Sorghum_bicolor_NCBIv3, whole genome shotgun sequence genomic segment:
- the LOC8066277 gene encoding pentatricopeptide repeat-containing protein At4g31850, chloroplastic — translation MDLCCSGVLSGAGASRPAPSRTSRPGNTGAPSTGLLVAPPTRRRRGGHAGCRQSAPPAPARVHERRRAAGAGTGTESVVHMLRSAPGPAEALELFTAAARQPTAVHTTESCNYMLELMRAHGRVGDMAQVFDLMQKQIVKANVGTFATVFSGVGVQGGLRSAPVALPVMREAGMSLNGYTYNGLIYFLVKSGFDAEAMEVYKAMVEDGISPSVRTYSVLMVSFGKKRDVDTVLWLLNEMEARGVKPNVYSYTICIRVLGQAARFDEAYQILGKMEDSGCKPDVVTHTVVIQVLCDAGRLSDAKDVFWKMKASDQKPDRVTYITLLDKCGDSGDSQSVMEIWNAMVADGYNDNIVSYTAVVDALCQVGRLDEALAVFDEMKEKGISPEQYSYNSLISGFLKADMFDRALELFNHMNACGPSPNGYTHVLFINYYGKSGQSLKAIQRYEHMKSKGIVPDVAAANAVLSSLARSGRLGMAKRVFYELKDMGVSPDTITYTMMIKCCSKASKADEAMNFFSDMVETGCVPDVLALNSLIDTLYKGGKGNEAWKLFHQLKEMKIEPTNGTYNTLLSGLGREGKVKEVMHLLEEMTHSIHPPNLITYNTVLDCLSKNGEVNCAIGMLYSMTEKGCTPDLSSYNTVMYGLIKEERFEEAFRMFCQMKKILAPDYATLCTILPSFVKNGLMKEALHTVKEYILKADCNTDKSSFHSLMEGILNKAGVEKSIEFAENIASRGILLNDFFLCPLIRHLCKHKKALEAHQLFNKFKGLGVSLKTGSYNSLIRGLVDENLIDIAEDLFTEMKRLGCGPDEFTYNLILDAMGKSMRIEEMLRVQAEMHRKGYESTYVTYNTIISGLVKSKRLEQAIDLYYNLMSEGFSPTPCTYGPLLDGLLKAGKMVDAENLFNEMLEYGCKPNCTIYNILLNGHRIAGNTENVCQIFEKMVEQGINPDIKSYTVLIDTLCTAGRLNDGLSYFRQLLELGLEPDLIIYNLLIDGLGKSERIEEAVCLFNEMKKKGIVPNLYTYNSLILHLGKAGKASEAAQMYEELLIKGWKPNVFTYNALIRGYSVSGSTDNAYAAYGQMIVGGCQPNSSTYMQLPNQL, via the coding sequence ATGGACCTCTGCTGCTCAGGCGTCCTAAGCGGCGCCGGCGCGTCGCGACCGGCGCCGTCGAGGACCTCAAGGCCCGGCAACACCGGGGCTCCGTCCACTGGGCTCCTGGTAGCCCCgccgacgcggcggcggcgaggcggcCACGCCGGCTGCCGCCAGTCGGCCCCGCCAGCGCCGGCCCGGGTTCACGAACGGCGGCGGGCCGCGGGCGCGGGCACGGGCACGGAGAGCGTCGTCCACATGCTCCGGTCGGCGCCCGGCCCCGCCGAGGCCCTGGAGCTcttcacggcggcggcgcggcagcccACGGCGGTGCACACGACGGAGTCGTGCAACTACATGCTGGAGCTGATGCGCGCCCACGGCCGGGTCGGGGACATGGCGCAGGTGTTCGACCTAATGCAGAAGCAGATCGTCAAGGCCAACGTCGGCACCTTCGCCACCGTCTTCAGCGGCGTCGGCGTCCAGGGCGGGCTCCGCAGCGCGCCCGTGGCCCTGCCTGTGATGAGGGAGGCGGGGATGTCCCTCAACGGCTACACGTACAATGGCTTGATCTACTTCCTCGTCAAGTCCGGCTTCGACGCGGAGGCCATGGAGGTTTACAAGGCGATGGTGGAGGACGGCATCTCGCCGAGTGTGAGGACTTACTCCGTGCTGATGGTGTCGTTTGGGAAGAAGAGGGATGTCGACACGGTTCTCTGGTTGCTGAACGAGATGGAGGCCCGCGGCGTCAAGCCCAACGTGTATAGCTACACCATCTGCATCCGGGTTCTTGGGCAGGCCGCGAGGTTTGATGAGGCGTATCAGATTCTTGGGAAGATGGAGGATTCAGGGTGCAAACCAGATGTCGTCACGCATACTGTGGTTATACAGGTTCTCTGTGATGCTGGTCGGCTCAGTGACGCCAAGGATGTGTTTTGGAAGATGAAAGCGAGTGATCAGAAACCTGATCGTGTCACTTACATCACTCTCTTAGACAAGTGTGGTGACAGTGGTGACTCACAATCAGTTATGGAAATTTGGAATGCCATGGTAGCTGATGGGTATAACGACAATATTGTTTCTTACACCGCAGTTGTGGATGCATTATGCCAAGTTGGGAGACTTGATGAGGCTTTGGCTGTGTTTGATGAGATGAAGGAAAAGGGTATATCACCTGAGCAGTATTCATACAACTCCTTAATATCTGGGTTTCTGAAAGCTGATATGTTTGACCGTGCTCTGGAGCTCTTCAACCATATGAATGCTTGTGGTCCTAGTCCAAATGGCTACACACATGTCCTCTTCATTAATTACTATGGAAAATCTGGTCAATCTTTGAAAGCAATACAAAGATATGAGCACATGAAGAGCAAAGGGATCGTTCCCGATGTTGCTGCTGCTAATGCTGTTTTGTCTAGTCTTGCTAGATCTGGCAGACTTGGAATGGCAAAAAGGGTGTTTTATGAATTAAAAGATATGGGAGTTTCTCCAGACACTATCACCTACACAATGATGATCAAATGTTGCAGTAAGGCATCAAAGGCTGATGAAGCTATGAACTTTTTTTCTGACATGGTGGAAACTGGATGTGTTCCTGATGTTCTTGCATTGAATTCATTGATTGATACACTCTACAAGGGAGGCAAGGGAAATGAAGCATGGAAACTTTTCCATCAATTGAAAGAAATGAAAATTGAGCCCACTAATGGTACGTACAACACACTTTTGTCAGGATTAGGAAGAGAAGGCAAAGTTAAGGAGGTAATGCATCTGCTCGAAGAAATGACCCATAGCATTCATCCACCTAATTTAATTACATACAACACAGTTCTAGATTGTCTCAGCAAAAATGGGGAGGTGAACTGTGCAATAGGTATGCTTTACAGTATGACTGAGAAAGGTTGCACACCTGACCTCTCATCTTATAACACTGTCATGTATGGCCTTATTAAAGAGGAAAGATTTGAAGAGGCATTCAGGATGTTTTGTCAAATGAAAAAGATTCTTGCTCCAGATTACGCAACACTGTGTACTATCCTCCCGAGTTTTGTGAAAAATGGGTTGATGAAGGAAGCTCTGCATACTGTAAAAGAATACATTTTGAAGGCTGATTGTAACACAGACAAGTCTTCATTCCATTCATTGATGGAAGGGATACTGAACAAGGCTGGTGTGGAAAAGTCGATCGAGTTTGCTGAAAACATAGCATCTAGGGGAATTCTGCTGAATGATTTCTTTTTATGCCCATTGATTAGGCACCTCTGCAAGCACAAGAAAGCTCTTGAAGCACATCAACTCTTCAATAAGTTTAAAGGTCTTGGAGTTTCACTAAAAACTGGTTCATATAATTCTCTTATCCGTGGCCTTGTGGATGAAAACCTGATTGATATCGCTGAAGACTTGTTCACTGAAATGAAAAGACTAGGATGTGGCCCAGATGAGTTCACTtacaatttgattcttgatgccaTGGGGAAATCGATGCGGATTGAGGAAATGTTAAGAGTCCAAGCGGAGATGCATCGTAAGGGATATGAATCAACTTATGTTACTTATAACACTATCATTTCAGGTCTCGTAAAATCGAAAAGATTGGAGCAGGCTATAGACTTGTACTACAATCTGATGAGCGAAGGCTTCTCCCCAACACCATGTACATATGGTCCTCTTCTGGATGGGTTGTTGAAAGCTGGAAAGATGGTGGATGCTGAAAATCTTTTTAATGAGATGCTAGAGTATGGATGCAAACCTAATTGCACCATCTATAATATTCTACTGAATGGACATCGAATAGCTGGCAACACAGAAAATGTTTGTCAGATTTTTGAAAAGATGGTTGAGCAGGGAATAAACCCAGATATAAAATCCTATACAGTTCTTATTGATACCCTCTGCACAGCTGGAAGATTAAATGATGGTTTGTCTTACTTTAGACAGCTACTAGAATTAGGACTTGAACCTGATCTTATCATCTATAATTTGCTCATTGATGGTCTTGGAAAATCTGAAAGAATAGAGGAAGCAGTCTGTCTCTTCAACGAGATGAAGAAGAAAGGAATTGTCCCAAACTTGTACACATACAATTCACTAATTCTCCACTTAGGGAAAGCAGGGAAAGCTTCTGAAGCTGCGCAAATGTATGAAGAACTACTGATAAAAGGATGGAAACCTAATGTTTTCACATATAATGCCCTTATCAGGGGTTACAGTGTCTCTGGCAGTACAGATAATGCATATGCTGCCTATGGTCAGATGATTGTTGGAGGGTGCCAGCCTAATTCTAGCACTTATATGCAACTTCCAAATCAATTGTGA